A stretch of the Panthera uncia isolate 11264 chromosome D1, Puncia_PCG_1.0, whole genome shotgun sequence genome encodes the following:
- the LOC125917002 gene encoding olfactory receptor 51H1-like: protein MADNNHSHFQHPYFVLTGIPGLEQKYYWIAFPLGAIYVIALFGNGVIISTIKSESSLHIPMYYFLCMLALADMGLTLCTLPSMLGIFWFNYKSIAFDSCLVQMYFIHTFSAIESGVLVAMAFDRVVAIWNPLRYGTIITNGVVCRAGTVILTRAVCVVFPVPFLIKRLPFYHSNILSHSFCLHQDVMCLACASTRINSLYGLIAVIFTKGSDSLSILLSYVFILRVVMAIASGEGRLKALNTCVSHICAVLIFYVPLIGLSVIHRFGKHLSPLTHVLMANAYLLVPPVLNPVVYTVKTKEMRKKIIQIFVQTKITAEG, encoded by the coding sequence ATGGCAGATAATAACCACTCTCACTTCCAACACCCTTACTTTGTCTTAACGGGAATTCCAGGGCTTGAACAAAAGTATTACTGGATAGCATTCCCACTGGGTGCTATATATGTCATTGCCCTCTTTGGCAATGGTGTTATCATCTCTACCATCAAGTCTGAATCATCCCTGCATATCCCCATGTACTATTTTCTCTGCATGCTGGCACTGGCAGACATGGGACTTACCCTCTGTACTCTGCCCTCTATGCTAGGCATATTCTGGTTTAACTATAAGTCCATTGCCTTTGATTCCTGCCTTGTTCAGATGTACTTCATTCACACCTTCTCAGCCATTGAATCTGGTGTACTGGTGGCCATGGCCTTTGATCGGGTTGTAGCCATCTGGAACCCCCTCAGGTATGGGACCATCATAACCAATGGTGTGGTCTGCAGAGCTGGGACAGTCATCTTGACAAGGGCAGTCTGTGTGGTCTTCCCTGTGCCTTTCCTCATCAAGCGACTTCCCTTCTACCACTCCAACATCCTCTCCCACTCCTTCTGCCTTCACCAAGATGTCATGTGCCTTGCCTGTGCCAGCACTCGTATCAACAGTCTCTATGGCCTTATTGCTGTCATCTTCACCAAGGGTTCTGACTCCCTCTCTATCCTCCTCTCCTATGTGTTCATACTCCGAGTGGTAATGGCCATTGCCTCAGGGGAGGGCCGGCTGAAAGCACTCAACACCTGTGTTTCACATATCTGTGCTGTACTCATTTTCTATGTTCCACTCATTGGGCTGTCTGTCATCCATCGTTTTGGAAAGCATCTTTCACCACTGACTCATGTCCTCATGGCTAATGCCTACCTTCTTGTACCCCCTGTGCTAAACCCTGTAGTCTATACTGTGAAGACCaaggagatgagaaagaaaataattcaaatatttgttcaaacCAAGATCACTGCAGAGGGTTAG
- the LOC125916991 gene encoding olfactory receptor 51H1-like, giving the protein MTMNSTASHANHHSFILTGIPGMSDKNPWMAFPLGFLYTLTLLGNGTILAVIKVDESLHEPMYYFLSILAVTDVSLSMSTSPSMLSIFWFNAPEIPFDACITQMFFIHGFGVVESGVLVSMAFDRFVAIRDPLRYASILTHDIIGKIGIAVLIRAVCVVLPVPFLIKRLPFCHSNVLSHSYCLHQDAMRLACASTRINSVYGLIIVIFTLGLDALIILFSYMLILKTVLGIASRTERVKALNTCLSHICAVLLFYVPLIGVTMIHRFGKHLSPVVHTLMANIYLLLPPVLNPIVYSVKTKQIRRRILHMFQGRKDRA; this is encoded by the coding sequence atgacaaTGAATTCAACTGCATCACATGCCAACCACCACAGTTTCATTTTGACAGGTATCCCTGGGATGTCAGATAAAAACCCATGGATGGCCTTTCCCTTGGGATTTCTCTACACACTAACTCTCCTGGGAAATGGAACCATCTTAGCTGTCATCAAGGTAGATGAGAGTCTCCATGAGCCTATGTACTACTTCCTCTCTATCTTGGCTGTCACCGATGTTAGTCTCTCCATGTCCACCTCGCCCTCCATGCTCAGCATCTTCTGGTTTAATGCCCCTGAGATTCCCTTTGATGCATGCATTACACAGATGTTTTTCATCCACGGATTTGGAGTGGTAGAATCAGGAGTATTAGTGTCCATGGCCTTTGACCGTTTTGTGGCCATCCGAGACCCATTACGCTATGCTTCCATCCTCACCCATGACATCATTGGAAAGATCGGAATAGCTGTTCTCATCCGGGCAGTCTGTGTGGTTTTGCCTGTGCCATTCCTTATAAAGCGGCTACCTTTTTGCCATTCCAACGTCTTGTCTCATTCATACTGTCTCCACCAAGATGCAATGCGGCTAGCCTGTGCCAGCACCCGCATCAACAGTGTCTATGGCCTCATCATAGTCATCTTCACATTGGGGCTGGATGCCCTCATCATTCTCTTTTCTTACATGCTCATCCTGAAGACTGTGCTGGGCATTGCTTCCAGAACTGAAAGGGTCAAAGCCCTCAACACCTGCCTTTCTCACATCTGTGCTGTGCTCCTCTTCTATGTTCCTCTCATTGGTGTCACCATGATCCACAGATTTGGGAAGCATCTATCACCAGTAGTACACACACTCATGGCCAATATCTATCTGTTACTCCCCCCTGTACTAAACCCCATTGTCTATAGTGTGAAGACTAAGCAGATACGAAGGCGGATCTTACACATGTTCcaggggagaaaagacagggCCTAG
- the LOC125917014 gene encoding LOW QUALITY PROTEIN: olfactory receptor 51S1 (The sequence of the model RefSeq protein was modified relative to this genomic sequence to represent the inferred CDS: inserted 2 bases in 1 codon) translates to MSTFPNQAAPNNTSMAPTFLLVGMPGLSAAPSWWTIPLITMYLLSALGNGTILWIIALDSTLHRPMYFFLFLLSVSDVGLATALMPTLLGLAFAGVHAVPASACLLQMFFVHIFSVMESSVLLAMALDRALAICRPLHYPTLLTNDVISKICLAIAFRCLGLHLPLPFLLAHMPYCFPQVLTHSYCLHPDIAHLACPGGWGAXXXXLDPLLIFFSYGLIGRVLQSLGSSEDRWKAGQTCAAHLSAVLLFYMPMILLALIDHLRVPIPQPAHTLLSYVHFLLPPLINPILYSVKMKEIRERIVKRLQPRKVGCAQ, encoded by the exons ATGTCAACATTCCCCAATCAGGCAGCCCCCAATAACACTTCAATGGCCCCCACCTTCTTGTTGGTGGGCATGCCAGGTCTGTCAGCTGCACCCTCCTGGTGGACAATACCACTCATCACAATGtaccttctctctgccctgggcAATGGTACTATTCTCTGGATCATTGCCTTGGATTCCACCCTGCACCGTCCAATGtacttcttcctcttcttgcttAGCGTGTCTGATGTTGGCTTGGCCACAGCCCTGATGCCCACCCTGCTGGGTCTTGCCTTTGCTGGCGTTCATGCTGTCCCTGCTTCGGCTTGCCTCCTACAGATGTTCTTTGTCCACATCTTTTCTGTCATGGAGTCCTCTGTGTTGCTCGCCATGGCCTTAGATCGAGCACTAGCCATCTGCCGCCCTCTCCACTACCCAACGCTCCTCACCAATGATGTCATTAGCAAGATTTGCCTGGCTATTGCTTTCCGATGCCTGGGTCTCCATCTGCCCCTGCCATTCCTCCTGGCCCACATGCCCTACTGCTTCCCACAGGTCCTGACCCATTCTTACTGCTTGCACCCAGATATAGCCCATTTGGCCTGCCCTGGAGGTTGGGGTGC NNNNNNNNNATTAGaccctctgcttatttttttctcctatggcTTAATTGGCAGAGTCTTGCAAAGTTTGGGATCCAGTGAGGATCGCTGGAAGGCTGGCCAAACCTGTGCTGCCCACCTCTCTGCTGTGCTCCTCTTCTACATGCCCATGATCCTTCTTGCCCTCATTGACCATCTTAGAGTGCCAATACCTCAGCCTGCCCATACTCTTCTCTCCTATGTCCACTTCCTGCTTCCTCCATTGATAAATCCTATTCTCTACAGTGTCAAGATGAAGGAGATTAGAGAGAGAATAGTCAAGAGACTACAGCCCAGGAAGGTGGGTTGTGCTCAGTGA